AATTTTGAGTGTTCTAGAGAGAAAGCTCCGCCATACCAGTGACGAAAACACTCCTCTCCTGGTCACTTCTCGAAGCCGTGTCCTCGTGAGCTTTGTCGACAGATTTCGTTTTGACGGTTTCTGGTTTGGTTTTGTATGTGCGAGCCCCAAATATTGTACTGCCGACTCTGATGTTAGTACTGCCATTTTCAATCTGAagagataataacaaatatagttatttgaaacaaaatgtacacaaggcaTCAATGCAAAGGAGTGAGCAGCATTGGTGGACTACTGTTTACGCTTACAAAAGGCAGGTTGTTTTTACAGTAACCAAAACATCTTGCTTTTATCTAAGACATTATCCGGAACcagcttcatagagctgcctcaGCACAAAACGTATCCAAGCACAGCAGAATTATGcctacaagaataaggttaccagccaaaatactgtgACTGGCatactgtttatttttgctttgcaGAAAACTGTTCAGCAATGTTTTCAGCTTAACcagatctaaaaaaaaatggcctcTGGGTTGGAAGTGCAAAATAGTCTAGATTCTTTTCAGTTTGATgaaaacagctccagctggtcgttatcaaccgtttaaacacccctacggagtagagaaactgtctggggtatttataaaTAGTTGTTTATAACTGCTTCTGAAGACAAGGAACAGGACaaaattgttataaaataaaaaaaaggctgAAGGAGGCTTAGAGTTGCTTTAAAATGTACTTACTGCATGTTCAAAGTCATTGGACATCCCCATGCTAAGCTCAATTGACTCCTTGGGGAGACTAAACGTACTACAAATGTCCTCACGGCACTTAATAAGAGCCTGCAtggtacaaacaaacaaagaaaggaAGTATTGGTTAATCAGGTATTAACACAGTTATCTTTGCTAGGTtacgggttcgaatccctggtAGGTTACAGGTTCGATACCCATCCAAGACACCCAGTGAACGATTTCTCTTGTTTAGCAGAgcaaaatattatacaaaatgtatcagttgctgTTCAAAAATTAGGAGTTGCTACTCGTTTTGGCATTCAGGAGTTGCTACTCATTTTGGCATTCAGTGTGTTCTGTCtgaattgttttgcttaaaaaattgctggacgaaatcaTTCCCTGACACCGTCTGCTGTTTTCAGAGTACAGAGTATGCgaactgtggttttgaaagatggatgaactacatgtatgctagcCTGCAACATGATACCAtctggtgaatgcatctactgCAACATGATATCAtctggtgaatgcatctacacagtagaatgtcaaccctcctactgtccaaCCATTCAATGTCGTCCATTGTGGTTAGGAGTAACTATGCCAGTCGGCAATACGATAtgatgtggtgaatgcatcaaCACAATACAGAGATGTACACTGTCAGTCAGTTCTGTGCACAGCTGCGTATACCAAAACCCTTGCAGTTGAACTGTACTAAATGGTCGGTTAACTCACTGGAAAATGGtaccaagagtaggagggttaatggTCTTTATGAGCTGTTTACATACCTGGAAGTCGGGGTTGGGACCTTTACTCAGGTCGTGATCAAAGGCACCGATTGTCATAATACCAACAACGTCAAGAGCTTGACAATGCTGTCTGATGTGGTCGTATAGGTTGCAGCATTCTGACGTGGGAACACCATGTTTTTCtgtattaaacaatttaaatgtaaacatttagtttttcatttaaacaaaataaaaaaagctgtCGTTTTCAGATAAAAAATACGATTACAATTTCTTATTGCAATTGCCTTTTTTTTAGTAAGTTAATCATTCTGGCTCAAATCCTGTCATAAGTTTGTGAGTAATTTTGCCAACAAATCCAGTCATCATGTAGTAATTCAAGTCTGAAACTGATATTCCGCAAAAACATTAGTTTTTTGCAAAGATACATCTACAAACTTATACGTATTTTGTTCATTCATATCTTCAAAAGAATATTTAGCACAATACAGCTCTGGTTATTGTTGAAGTCAGATTATGTAAAGTGAGAGTGGCTTAGGAGTTTTGTCAAATTCATGATCAAAATTTACAAACACATAAAACACCCCCCAAACAAATTGATAATAAGCAGTCCCAATATTAGGTGTGAGCACTTAATTACAAACacaaaatttctcaaaatttagAAGACTTGAAAGAATTTACTGCTCTTAAAAAACCAACAGTACTCCTAAAAGCTTGTTTGACTATAATGGCCTCTGATAAACAAAACTCACGTTCTTCTCGACTTGTGTTGATTTGCACCATGACCTTTAACCTGTGACCCTTGTTTAGCCTCTCCCATGTCTTGTTGATCTCGTTGGCTAGCTTCATGGAGTCCACTGTTTCTACCATGTACAAGTTTGGCGACTCTGTTGATGCCCAAAACAAGAGAATTTTAGTAACATTTAATTGAAGTTACTATTCCAAACAATGCAAAATGCTCTTTCTCTCCAAAGGAAGGAAGATGCATTGCAGGTTGTAGGGATAGGATGCACAGGCTTTGAatgggcacagcaatttccctctggtaagagGCCCTTCTATGGGGACAATTTCAATTAGTGGTGACAACTTTGcaaccacaacaaaacacaGAGCACTACATTGCTGGGGtttgccgtgggttattttgaggcatATGCTCGGGGAGGGGTTTTACCAGATTCAAATGTACTCGGGACTTCTGGCAATCAATTGAGCCATGTTTGTATACATACTCCATTGggcatgcctgatacttcatgctTGTAAGACAGAGTCTGAAAAGTCGGGCACCTTCAAGGCACAAAACAACAATCTTATGAGCACACTGGACCGCCACCAACCCACCATCACAACATTTAGCTGGACATCGCTCGAAAACATTGACAGCCAAGGAAAAATTACATCACTGGAAATTTGAAACATCGATTACTCTGACAGTTGAACAGGTATCGCAGCAatcattgttacaaaataattattatttaaacgtgttttcattgtatttttttgaagttattgaaagtttacaaatttgttaattCACATGTTTCtcattgttgatatttttgacagagaaaaatgatgaaaggaaaattccctattgttttttttattttattgtcggCCTTTGAGTGTCTTTTGCtgttaaattatttgtcaacATCCCCCACCACCTGTGCAttcaaaagataaataaatgcCCCTGCAAATATGAAAATTTGATCATTTAAATACCTCAATTATATAAGAGGTTGTTGAGGTCTGTCAAAAATGCTAACGTCGGGAGCTCAAAATCTTCTACCTTAATTTATTTGAAAGGCATGGGCCGTCAAAATTGTGTTTGATATCTTGCTAGGTACCTcttagtttattacaatgtgaaactaaacaaaatagctttcaCTTATGAAAATATCAGGGTCCGAATGTCAGACTTACAAATGGTccatataatataataaagaaGATGCCactagaacatttcaagggggcAACATGATGAAAACTTTTCACTTTTTGCTTTTTGTCCTGTCTTATGGACCCTACCGAGTATtcaagtagaagtagaagtgtCTCTTACACTGTCTGTTCAATGATATTGATGAAACTTACCAAGGACTTTCTTCACTTTGTTGGTTTGTAAATGACCGATGAAGTGCCACCTGATGTCATTACAGGCTTTTTGTAACTCGTCGTCGTGGGATTTCTCAACCAGTTCTTGAACCTATTCAAAGAGACAATGTgcataaaaactgtttatttgttACACTCCAGGGTTTAACTCTGGATTTGTCCTCCCCGTGCAACATTCTCCCCTTGACAGTGGTCGATTAGCCAAATGCAGGTTAACACACCTGAcgaccagtcaaaattctgtTTGAATTTTTCCGGCTGGCAAATTTATTACTTTTctgcattttgtaaacaattgcTTCGAGTTGAAAGTCTCAACAACTTATATTTTGAAAGTAAACCTTATGAACAGGTGTTCAAGTTCACGGACCAGTgcaatgacaagctaactggtcctacTGGTTGCTGGTTAGTCACTgaacaagttaaaggcagtagacactattgttaattactcaaaataattattatcataaaagcttacttggaaGGAGTAaaggggaaaggttgatggtataaaacactgtgagaaacagctccctctgaagtgacgtagttttcgagcaagaattagttttccacgaatttgatttcgagacctcaaaatatagaatttgaggtcttgaaatttgTGACAATGgggcgacaagggtgtttttttctttcattcaatcttgcaactgcgatgaacgttgattgagctcaaattttcacaggtttgttattttatgcatatgtttagatacacaaactgtgaagactagtctttgacaattaccaatagtgtccagtgtctttaaggggaaAACCCTGTAGTTCCAACACCACAGCTGACTGACAACACAACTTCCTTGGCCTACAACTCTCATTTGGTATTTGGCTTCATACCAAGCATTCAGCCAATGTGAATGTTGAGGTCCAACGTTAGttggtacatgtacttacataGTTTTCTCCAAAGTTCTTCTGTCCATATTTGTAGGCTTCGATCACCATCTCTTTGGGTTTAGTCTTGGTGACGGCCACCAGTCGCAACTCTGGGGATTCTTTCGCAATGATCTGTCAAAAGGAATTCAAACTAATAGTTAGgaattttgaattgaaactGCCAACGAAttccaaaataacaaaaagtagACGCAACCAAAGATTTCCGAAGAGAGACTATTTGAATGCACGAATTGGTTTTAAGAATGTCCATTAAATTTGACAAAGAATGCCTGGCATCTCACAGCTTGAATTTGGGTTAAAATTCCACACAACCAAAGGTTTCAAAAAGATTTTATTTTGACCCAAATCTAAATGAGAAAGTGTTTTCTACACAGTTAaagaaactgtttttatttgaacaatcaCCAATAGAAAATCATCTCATCTGGCTTATGAGTAAGTACACTTTGAAATTAATCAAACtcgaaagtcaacatttgaacgtaacttttttgtattattattcaattcaaaaaaaCAAGACGGCTGGATTTGGTTGAATGAGTTTACTGGCTCAATGCAAACTTGTCCCTCTCGTGCTTGCACACTTCATGAATGATGGGGTCCAATGCAAGGGGGTTTACTGAAGATTGCAAGTCAGGAGCTTTTAGCATCCTCAGTGTGATAGAGAAGTAAACCAACGAACATAATCTCTCTGTTTCTTAAAGATCAGCAAAATAAACCAGTCCAGATTCAGATAATTTTAAATGTCTGAAAATGTCTGTTCCCTGTTTTCTCTATGGTTAGACAGACCCAAGAACTAGGAATAGGttcccttatttttttttactatttgaaCTGTAAATATTTCAGAGTTGGAACaggctgtaattttttttcaaagttccaGAAAGAATGCTAGATTTGATATTGTGAACCTTGTTTTATAATAAGAGTGACAATGGTTTTGCTATGGCAATAGTTCGTGGAGGGATAAATGACAAGTAGGCCTAATGTAATCTATGGCCCTTATCTTATCATCCTCAGAAAGTAGACTGTGCTCTACCTACTTGACGccgaggtaaaaaaaaaaacatgtttcacgtccgggtttttcaaaaaaaggaggaagaggggctttttattttttatttcaagatggccgccattctttgttaaaatgtcaaatatccattgttttttctactgctgaaatacacaaaacataaacgaaacaatttagtcgaggcattcagacaagacattcagattgtttttgctgagatcatttaaaatatatttattaggGGCCTATAAAGTTTTGtttgggtttgttatttttaaaacccAAACTGTTTAAAACTTTACCCAGTCTCACCTCTGTGGTTTTCTTGCTAATTATACTAATTATACTTGTCCGCAGCCAATCAAAATGGAAAATAAAAGATTGTAAAAGATTTTCACAAAGTATTAACCATGGACAAAGGAAAGAAGTATTCCTTCATGATGAaataacaatcttttttttgtttttgccaattttggtcatcttattttttttaggaCGATTGAAAACGTTGGGATTCAACTTTTTCCCTCAAATATCTGAACACTCTGCCAAAATGTTGATtggaaaaaacaattttgtggaAATTTATATTGCTTTATTAATTAATAAGTAAAGTTAAAAACTTCacttcatttaaatttaaaacaacagtaaacaaacacttcAAAGTCGTCTGACAAAATTGCAAGCTGTCAAATATCAGCTGTTACTTTTGTACCAAACGAGCGTTTTTGCAACTGGCCCTGTACCAAGAGTCAACTCAGTACTTTTCCATCACGAACTCCAACACAAACCCATGGAAATACCCGACGTGCAGTAAACGAACAAACCAAAACTAATGGCGACAAAAATTatctataaaacaaaatgcatcatTTTACCTCATCTCTTGACTGGAAAGCTGACTCCACACGCTGTCCTACCGATTGCAGGGCTCTGCCTATCTGTCCAATTTCTCTTTCGGCGGCCATCACTGCATTAAAAACACGATGCATCTTCTTGGATGGAACGCACGCGAGAGTAGCTAGAGAGACGTGTTTCAAACAGCAGTTGTTTTGCTTGCTGCTGGCATGCTCTGCCGCCGACTAAAAACGTGCCTCATAAAACATCTACGGCTGTTTCATGTACATATTACTTGAACTTTGCATAAACACAGCGAGGTCAAAGGAGCCAAAGTAAAACTTCAAAACTGCCGCCTGtggcaataataataaccagtgaAAAACATTATTACAAATAGTTCATGAATACCTAACTTTATTAAGTCGCCCTTCTTTCTTTAGGCCCATATATAAATAGTGCGATGTTCGAATGCATGAATTTAGTTTTATATTTAGACCCATGTTGGGTTGTTATGAACAcaatttgtgtttcttttctcgtttttcttaaaaaaaaaatagataataacaaatataattgCTTTATGTATTGTGGAGTTAGCAGCAAAGTCGCTGATAACCATTTGGATTTTTCTACCTATACTAATATGATCAGGATTTGCCCCCGACCCACCGAAAGATGATCAGAACCACTTCTTCTGCACACCGAAAACAGCAAGGCCCCTAAGAAACAAAACAGTGTCCCTCCCACcccctttttaatatttttctcaaATGGGACACATGCGCCTCTTAAAAAATCGCCGATAACGTGGTCAAAATCCCAGACCCGCATTGACACGTTTGGAACTAGCCTATCCCCATAATAAGTCACGGGAGTGGTTATTTCTCAATGTGAGCGAATGAACCCGTAAAATGGCTTAATTTTATGACGGTTAGGACACATGTTCCCCCACAATCACACACCTCGTAAAAATTGCTGATAACGTGGTCAAAATCACAATCCAATCATTTACACATTTGGAACTCTCCCCTTAATAAAGTCACGAGAGTGTGGTTTATTTCTCTGTTGAGCGAATGAACCCATATAATGGCTTTTCTTTATGACGGCGCAACACGCGTTAAATGAATGGGAGGCTACGCGTAAAGAAAGGCTCATAACTCGGGTTCATTCGCGAATACGAGCAAGAACGCCTCCCATTGGTTTGTCACGTTGAGAGACTCCAATGTGCTCACTATGTGGATTAGGATTGTACCGAAGATATGACCGATTTGCAACAAGTGAAAATCGCATACTGTGTGCGGGCAATATTACCACAAAAGTATCCCGATTTCAATGGTTCAATAGCCTCGAAATCCGACTTTGGAAATTAACGTAAAATGTATGGTGTGACTTTGTCAGGCTAGTCATAGTTTGGATCTGACAAATTATGAGTCAATTTAGATCGCCTAGTACCATCTCTTTGTGTATGTGGTGAGTACTACGAAAATATCCATAACTGGGGTAGAATATTGCTGCGCCTTTATAGGTGCACCACACCAGATTCCCCGTTGCCTTCAGTATTAAAAGGCGGTTCTGCAGAAACTGGCAGCTCATGAATGTTGAACCTTGTAAATGAGCATTTTCTTATACAGAGAGGCCTCGCTAACAAGTGACACATCAGCACACAGGAAAACAATCATATCTGAGGTTCGGCAACGCTCAGACCGAGAACCGTCGGTCGGGTCAGGTGCTGTTTGAATGGTTGATAACTGCTGCGGCGTACACAGTTGCTGCCCCAAATGCCATTTGCTGCCCccaaatggttttgaatggtggtgCAGCTGATACAGAATCCTATGAGAGGGTGCACCCCTCCAAATAATCTCCCATAGCACACAGTGCCAAATGcttaatattcaaaaatacacgaaaaatacttaaaagtctcacagcttttaacTTGAAAGGGAAAATTATTGATTGACTCTTTAACTTTTGTATTCTCTGCTCAATTTTATATGGGGAGTCCCTGGGCCCGTCGAGTTTATTCTCCCTCCAAGTCAAAACACCCCTTTACAGGTCTAATTTTCAAAACGTCCGAGCatcatcaatcttgaaaaatttccccacacctctcagcaaatagAACCACTTAGTTCTGGGCCtaatgtcatccaaaatacctcaagcACAACCGACAGGGTCACAAATTGGGCAACATTTTTACACTAAAACACCATCTGTCTTATGggcctacaaaatattaatgagctCGACGCTGTGTTTTCTCCTATTTGGTGGGATGGGGTGCACCCATGAGGATCGTTTTGAATGGGGTGTATGCTGGCTACCATTCAAAATTAATTCACTAACCAACCCCATTTAGTTTACAAACATGGTTCAGCACCAACGGCACACTACCGTCAAACATCGATCGACCCGACCCGACCGACCGACCCGACGACGACGCTTCTCGGTCCGAGCTTCGTTGAACCTCAGATATGAGTGTATTTTTGTGCTGATGGGTGTCGCTTATTAGCGATGCATTTTCCAAGTAAGAAAATGCCCATTGTACAGGTTCAACATGCACGAGCTGTCAGATTCTCTGCAAAACAGCCTTTTAACACTGAAAGCAACGGGGAATCTGGTGTGGTTGCTTGCGATAGGCGCAGCAACATTTCACCCAGTTATGGATGTTTCATAGTAAACACCACATACACAAAGAGATGGTTCTAGGCGATCTAAATTATTCATAATAATTTGCCAGTTCCAACTACGCCATTCACGACAAAGTCGCATTTATACGTTTTACGTTAATTTCCAAA
The sequence above is drawn from the Asterias rubens chromosome 9, eAstRub1.3, whole genome shotgun sequence genome and encodes:
- the LOC117295144 gene encoding pyridoxal phosphate homeostasis protein-like, translated to MHRVFNAVMAAEREIGQIGRALQSVGQRVESAFQSRDEIIAKESPELRLVAVTKTKPKEMVIEAYKYGQKNFGENYVQELVEKSHDDELQKACNDIRWHFIGHLQTNKVKKVLESPNLYMVETVDSMKLANEINKTWERLNKGHRLKVMVQINTSREEQKHGVPTSECCNLYDHIRQHCQALDVVGIMTIGAFDHDLSKGPNPDFQALIKCREDICSTFSLPKESIELSMGMSNDFEHAIENGSTNIRVGSTIFGARTYKTKPETVKTKSVDKAHEDTASRSDQERSVFVTGMAELSL